One window from the genome of Breoghania sp. L-A4 encodes:
- a CDS encoding extensin family protein, translating to MTPDAPGTPDASQAPDTPETPEIPQAQESPKEPGNDRAPEAPEQPSGASGASSDAAVQENAERLGPQSVEPRESAPVLKPLPGGPLPTGKPDGKGAARPLAKPDSSVAGRAPGVKKPALKAVPAGTTPVAPVTDQKKIAVCRIINARVERMDQPEPGDLSCQVPRPVALKDMGKDSVVTFSPQAVLDCEMAETVAAWVREVVRPAVREIFGTSLKQLRVASSFVCRRRNNLPDGKLSEHGRGNAIDISAFTLGDGRVVTVKAGWHGEADERKFLAQVRKQACDRFTTVLSPDGDAYHQDHLHLDVGCHGKTCTYRICH from the coding sequence GTGACGCCCGACGCCCCCGGGACCCCGGATGCCTCCCAGGCGCCTGATACCCCAGAGACGCCGGAAATTCCGCAGGCTCAGGAGAGCCCGAAGGAGCCCGGGAACGACCGGGCTCCCGAGGCGCCCGAGCAGCCATCCGGCGCCTCGGGGGCTTCTTCGGACGCCGCTGTTCAGGAGAACGCCGAGCGGCTCGGTCCGCAGTCGGTCGAGCCCCGGGAGTCCGCGCCGGTGTTGAAACCCCTGCCTGGCGGACCGCTCCCCACCGGTAAACCCGACGGAAAAGGCGCGGCAAGACCTCTCGCCAAGCCCGACAGCTCTGTTGCCGGACGCGCGCCGGGGGTGAAAAAGCCCGCCTTGAAAGCCGTGCCGGCCGGTACGACGCCGGTGGCGCCCGTGACGGATCAGAAGAAGATTGCGGTTTGCCGGATCATCAATGCCCGTGTCGAGCGGATGGATCAGCCCGAGCCGGGCGATCTGTCCTGCCAGGTGCCGCGGCCCGTGGCGCTCAAGGACATGGGGAAAGATTCGGTGGTGACCTTCTCGCCGCAGGCCGTGCTGGATTGCGAAATGGCCGAGACGGTGGCCGCCTGGGTGCGCGAGGTCGTTCGCCCCGCGGTCCGTGAAATTTTCGGCACCTCGCTGAAGCAACTCCGGGTGGCTTCGTCCTTTGTGTGCCGCAGGCGCAACAACCTGCCCGACGGCAAGCTCTCCGAGCATGGCCGCGGCAACGCCATCGACATTTCCGCGTTCACGCTCGGCGACGGCCGCGTGGTGACGGTGAAGGCCGGATGGCACGGCGAGGCGGATGAGCGCAAGTTCCTCGCGCAGGTGCGCAAGCAGGCCTGCGACCGGTTCACCACCGTCCTCAGCCCCGATGGCGACGCCTATCATCAGGATCACCTGCATCTCGACGTCGGCTGTCACGGCAAGACCTGTACCTACAGGATCTGTCACTGA
- a CDS encoding alanine racemase: MDLYESARAMALALRPDQSIYCFHPKMLTRDAKAFVEGFSGKTAYAVKTNGEPFVLKTVAEAGITCFDVASPAEFAAVRAAAPNAEMLYMHPVKAQSDIRLALETYGIRTLALDHEDEVAKILRIVRALDLNPGDITLFVRIATKGHAAYELSRKFGAAPGHAVELLQRIDRIGFKCGLCFHVGSQIEEAETYERALASADWVRGRAGVELAGLDLGGGFPAEYGHDPRRKAPPTPSTAAILRTLKSDIVEWGFDGLPLVAEPGRAICARSISLVVRVLLKKGRRLYINDGIWSSLSDSWTGKITLPARHIPDPARRRRNGDPSKIVPFKVCGATCDSVDILSRPFWLPETVDTGDWIEIGHIGAYSLALRTHFNGFYPDTIVEVETAFHEEEGAPESFASIETMAD; the protein is encoded by the coding sequence ATGGACCTATACGAAAGCGCTCGCGCAATGGCGCTCGCCCTGCGACCCGATCAGTCGATTTACTGCTTTCACCCCAAGATGCTGACCCGCGACGCGAAGGCGTTTGTCGAGGGCTTTTCCGGCAAGACCGCCTATGCGGTGAAGACCAACGGCGAACCCTTCGTGCTCAAGACCGTGGCCGAGGCGGGCATCACCTGTTTCGATGTGGCGTCTCCGGCCGAATTCGCGGCCGTGCGTGCGGCGGCGCCAAACGCGGAGATGCTCTACATGCATCCGGTGAAGGCGCAGTCGGACATTCGCCTGGCGCTGGAGACCTACGGCATCCGCACGCTGGCGCTTGATCACGAGGATGAAGTCGCCAAGATTCTGCGCATCGTGCGCGCGCTCGATCTCAATCCCGGCGACATCACGCTGTTCGTGCGCATCGCCACCAAGGGACACGCGGCCTATGAGCTGTCGCGCAAGTTCGGCGCGGCGCCCGGGCACGCGGTCGAGCTTCTGCAGCGAATCGACCGGATCGGCTTCAAATGCGGACTGTGCTTTCACGTCGGCAGCCAGATCGAGGAGGCCGAGACCTACGAGCGCGCGCTGGCGTCTGCCGACTGGGTGCGCGGCCGGGCAGGGGTGGAGCTTGCCGGGCTCGATCTCGGTGGTGGATTTCCGGCCGAATACGGTCACGATCCGCGCCGCAAGGCGCCGCCCACGCCGTCGACCGCGGCAATTCTGCGCACGTTGAAAAGCGACATCGTCGAATGGGGCTTTGACGGCCTGCCGCTGGTGGCCGAGCCGGGACGCGCGATCTGCGCCCGTTCGATCTCGCTGGTGGTGCGCGTGCTGCTGAAGAAGGGCCGTCGTCTCTACATCAACGACGGCATCTGGTCGTCGCTGTCGGACAGCTGGACCGGCAAGATCACGCTTCCGGCGCGCCACATTCCCGACCCCGCGCGGCGGCGGCGCAACGGCGATCCGTCGAAAATCGTGCCGTTCAAGGTCTGCGGCGCCACCTGCGACAGCGTCGATATCCTGTCGCGGCCGTTCTGGCTGCCGGAGACCGTGGATACGGGCGACTGGATCGAGATCGGCCACATCGGCGCCTACTCACTGGCGCTGCGCACCCATTTCAACGGCTTCTATCCCGACACCATCGTCGAGGTGGAAACCGCCTTTCATGAGGAAGAGGGCGCGCCGGAAAGTTTCGCCTCGATCGAGACCATGGCGGATTGA
- a CDS encoding sulfotransferase: MKPKFILGVGAQRAGTTWLHKALMAQSNVNMGFTKEYHIWDAKFSLLGQEFQSKPIKPDNSSAALRRLMQADHDIYGAYFKGLIDNDVNVTGDITPSYSYLSSEDFGHIKNVLERHGFDVKVIFLLREPVERLWSALRLSKRIAEHKSETISDDQLTETVLIAVDHPQQISRSDYISTMNNLESVFDTHQIHYSLFENLFTERSVERLEGFLEIELRDIDLDEKINASPQVDLPPGIREIIKTKFVDQYVECQRRFPITNVLWPNCP, encoded by the coding sequence ATGAAACCGAAATTCATACTTGGCGTAGGGGCCCAGAGAGCCGGGACTACTTGGCTCCACAAAGCCCTGATGGCGCAAAGCAATGTCAATATGGGATTTACAAAGGAATACCATATCTGGGATGCGAAATTTAGTCTCCTGGGCCAAGAATTTCAATCCAAGCCAATCAAACCTGATAATTCTTCCGCAGCACTTCGCAGATTAATGCAGGCCGATCACGATATTTACGGCGCATATTTTAAGGGGCTCATTGATAACGATGTCAATGTGACGGGTGACATTACGCCATCTTATTCGTATCTGAGTTCTGAGGATTTCGGGCACATCAAGAATGTGCTCGAAAGGCACGGATTTGATGTCAAAGTAATATTTTTGCTACGCGAACCGGTAGAGAGGCTCTGGTCAGCTTTACGGCTGTCAAAGCGGATCGCAGAACACAAAAGTGAGACAATTTCTGACGATCAATTAACTGAAACGGTCCTGATCGCCGTCGATCATCCACAGCAAATCAGCCGATCCGATTATATTTCAACGATGAACAATCTGGAATCTGTCTTTGACACGCATCAGATACATTATTCTCTGTTCGAAAATCTGTTTACTGAGCGATCGGTTGAAAGACTTGAAGGTTTCTTGGAGATTGAATTGAGAGATATTGATCTTGATGAAAAAATCAATGCCTCCCCTCAGGTTGATCTCCCACCAGGCATTAGAGAAATCATCAAAACCAAATTTGTGGATCAGTACGTCGAATGCCAGAGACGGTTTCCGATTACAAATGTCTTATGGCCCAATTGCCCCTAG
- a CDS encoding MarR family transcriptional regulator, with translation MTSKDDAAKLFKAIRRIVRAIDLRSREVARAVGLTIPQIVVLQAARDLGKVTTKALSQHADLSAPTVVIILDKLEERGLVVRHRSPIDRRIVHTRLTPEGRGCCAPRRRCCMTNSASNLRHCRRRSRPRSSRRWTRSPA, from the coding sequence ATGACATCCAAAGACGACGCAGCGAAACTCTTCAAGGCGATCCGCCGGATTGTCCGGGCGATCGATCTGCGCTCGCGCGAGGTGGCGCGTGCCGTGGGTCTGACGATCCCGCAGATCGTGGTGCTGCAGGCGGCCCGGGATCTCGGCAAGGTCACCACCAAGGCGCTGTCGCAGCATGCCGATCTCTCGGCGCCGACCGTGGTCATCATTCTCGACAAGCTCGAGGAGAGGGGGCTTGTGGTGCGGCATCGCTCGCCGATCGACCGGCGCATCGTGCACACGCGGCTGACGCCGGAGGGGAGAGGGTGCTGCGCTCCGCGCCGCCGATGCTGCATGACGAATTCCGCAAGCAATTTGCGGCATTGCCGCCGGAGGAGCAGGCCGCGATCCTCGCGTCGATGGACAAGGTCGCCGGCATGA
- a CDS encoding zinc-dependent alcohol dehydrogenase family protein → MRAMVLERACEPLVPRERPVPVPGPGQVLVEIAACGVCRTDLHVVDGELPDCPLPIVPGHEVVGRVAALGLGVTDLKRGMRVGVPWLGHTCGACPYCASERENLCDAPLFTGYTVDGGYASHMLADAGYCFPLPDAYTDVEAAPLLCAGLIGHRSLKMAGDGAVIGIYGFGAAAHIVAQVARFQGRTVHAFTRPGDTQAQAFARSMGCAWAGDSGEAPPEPLDAALIFAPVGALVPEALRRVKKGGTVVCGGIHMSDIPSFPYRDLWEERVIRSVANLTRRDGLEFLPLAARAGVRTEVIEYPLERANEALANLREGRLSGAAVLVP, encoded by the coding sequence ATGCGGGCGATGGTGCTGGAGCGGGCCTGTGAACCGCTGGTGCCGCGGGAGAGGCCGGTCCCGGTGCCCGGCCCGGGGCAGGTGCTCGTTGAAATCGCGGCCTGCGGTGTCTGCCGCACGGATCTGCACGTGGTGGACGGGGAGTTGCCCGACTGTCCCTTGCCGATCGTGCCCGGACACGAAGTGGTGGGCCGGGTCGCGGCGCTCGGGCTGGGCGTCACGGATCTTAAACGCGGCATGCGCGTCGGCGTGCCCTGGCTGGGCCACACGTGCGGCGCCTGCCCCTATTGCGCGTCGGAGCGCGAGAACCTGTGCGATGCACCGCTGTTCACCGGCTATACGGTCGACGGCGGCTATGCCTCGCATATGCTGGCGGACGCCGGCTACTGTTTTCCTTTGCCGGATGCCTATACCGATGTTGAGGCCGCGCCGCTTTTGTGCGCGGGGCTGATCGGCCACCGCAGTCTCAAGATGGCGGGGGACGGGGCGGTGATCGGCATCTACGGTTTTGGCGCCGCGGCCCATATCGTGGCGCAGGTGGCGCGCTTTCAGGGGCGCACGGTTCATGCCTTCACCCGTCCCGGCGACACGCAGGCTCAGGCCTTCGCCCGGTCCATGGGATGCGCCTGGGCGGGCGATTCAGGCGAGGCGCCGCCGGAGCCGCTCGATGCGGCGCTGATTTTCGCGCCCGTCGGCGCGCTGGTGCCCGAGGCTCTGCGCCGGGTCAAAAAGGGCGGCACCGTGGTTTGCGGCGGCATTCACATGTCGGATATTCCGTCGTTTCCCTATCGCGATCTATGGGAGGAACGGGTGATCCGGTCGGTCGCCAATCTTACGCGGCGCGACGGGCTGGAGTTTCTGCCCCTGGCGGCCCGGGCCGGCGTGCGCACCGAGGTCATCGAATATCCGCTTGAGCGGGCCAACGAGGCGCTGGCCAATCTGCGTGAGGGGCGCCTGTCCGGCGCCGCCGTGCTGGTGCCGTAA
- a CDS encoding cytochrome c: protein MSRLPAYRATIRPLTLRGTLCVLAAALAATPAFAAGDLEAGRKKARMCQVCHGLDGIGKNPDVPNLAGESPQYITRQLKAFRSGERTHAQMSIIAKGLSDEDIANVATYYSKIKVEVTLP, encoded by the coding sequence ATGAGCCGCCTGCCCGCGTACCGCGCCACCATCCGCCCCCTCACTCTCCGCGGGACGCTTTGCGTCCTTGCCGCGGCGCTTGCAGCGACGCCCGCGTTCGCCGCAGGCGATCTGGAGGCGGGGCGCAAGAAGGCCCGCATGTGCCAGGTCTGTCACGGGCTCGACGGCATCGGAAAGAACCCCGACGTGCCGAACCTCGCCGGGGAGAGCCCGCAGTACATCACCCGCCAGCTCAAGGCCTTCCGCTCCGGCGAGCGGACCCACGCGCAGATGTCGATCATCGCCAAGGGTCTGTCGGACGAGGACATCGCCAATGTCGCGACCTATTATTCGAAGATCAAGGTCGAGGTGACGCTGCCGTGA
- the arsH gene encoding arsenical resistance protein ArsH, producing MGDTPNIDDACFREIDEDRLFSAPEIAHKPRVLLLHGSLRERSYSRLLNEEAARVLRRFGAETRHFDPSGLPLPDDAPADHPKVQELRELVMWSEAQVWCSPERHGAMTGIMKSQIDWIPLALGAVRPTQGKVLAVMQVCGGSQSFNAVSQLRVLGRWMRMVTIPNQSSVAKAYLEFDEDGRMKPSSYYDRVVDVMEELVKFTLLLRGRSDYLVERYSERKESAAKLSERVNQRSI from the coding sequence ATGGGCGACACGCCGAATATCGACGACGCCTGCTTCCGGGAAATCGATGAGGACCGGTTGTTCAGCGCGCCGGAGATCGCCCACAAGCCGCGCGTTCTGCTGCTGCACGGTTCGTTGCGCGAACGCTCCTACAGCCGGCTGCTGAACGAGGAAGCGGCGCGGGTGCTGCGCCGCTTCGGCGCGGAGACGCGGCATTTCGATCCCTCGGGCCTGCCGCTGCCCGATGATGCGCCTGCCGATCATCCCAAGGTTCAGGAGCTGCGTGAGCTGGTGATGTGGTCCGAGGCGCAGGTCTGGTGCTCGCCCGAGCGCCACGGCGCGATGACCGGCATCATGAAGTCGCAGATCGACTGGATTCCGCTGGCGCTCGGCGCGGTGCGGCCGACCCAGGGCAAGGTGCTGGCGGTGATGCAGGTTTGCGGCGGCTCGCAGTCCTTCAACGCCGTCAGCCAGCTTCGCGTGCTCGGCCGATGGATGCGCATGGTGACGATCCCCAATCAGTCGTCTGTTGCCAAAGCCTATCTGGAGTTCGATGAGGACGGCCGGATGAAGCCCTCCAGCTATTATGATCGCGTCGTCGACGTGATGGAGGAACTGGTCAAGTTCACGCTGCTGCTGCGTGGCCGCTCGGACTATCTGGTCGAGCGCTATTCGGAACGCAAGGAAAGCGCGGCAAAGCTTTCGGAGCGGGTCAACCAGCGTTCGATCTGA
- a CDS encoding metalloregulator ArsR/SmtB family transcription factor, with the protein MNDAHAVSALTALAHDDRLRAFRLLVTTGPEGLPSGEIAERLDVPPTRMSFHLATLERSGLLGATRRGRNIVYAVDYARIRALLMFLTEDCCGGHPQICGDLAALCSACETETGEPGKASVAAEEPA; encoded by the coding sequence ATGAACGATGCTCATGCCGTATCCGCGCTCACGGCGCTCGCCCACGACGACCGCCTCAGGGCCTTTCGCCTGCTGGTGACGACCGGGCCGGAGGGATTGCCGTCGGGCGAGATCGCGGAGCGGCTGGACGTGCCGCCGACGCGAATGTCGTTTCATCTCGCGACACTGGAGCGCTCCGGCTTGCTCGGCGCGACGCGCCGCGGGCGCAATATCGTCTACGCGGTCGACTACGCCCGGATACGCGCGCTTTTGATGTTCCTGACCGAGGATTGCTGTGGCGGTCATCCGCAAATCTGCGGCGATCTCGCCGCGTTGTGCTCCGCGTGTGAGACAGAGACCGGGGAGCCGGGCAAGGCAAGCGTGGCGGCGGAGGAACCGGCATGA
- a CDS encoding LysE family translocator, with amino-acid sequence MTLELYTAYVLATLLVLAIPGPTIMLVVSYALSHGRRSALATVTGVALGDATAASLSLLGLGALLATSAMLFSALKWIGAAYLVWLGVKLWRSKPVPLGTHDLSVRSSRTIVLHAWIVTALNPKGIAFFIAFLPHFIAPGAPIAPQLVLMGVTFVVLAIINALAYAWLASAVRTQVKKPATMQIINRVGGSVLIGAGLMTAMVRRASA; translated from the coding sequence ATGACACTCGAACTCTACACCGCTTATGTGCTTGCAACCCTCTTGGTTCTCGCGATTCCCGGCCCGACCATCATGCTGGTCGTCAGCTATGCGCTCTCGCACGGAAGACGCTCGGCTCTGGCGACCGTGACGGGCGTGGCCCTGGGCGACGCCACCGCCGCCTCGCTCTCGCTCCTCGGCCTCGGCGCGCTGCTTGCCACCTCGGCCATGCTGTTCTCGGCGCTCAAGTGGATCGGCGCCGCCTACCTCGTGTGGCTGGGAGTCAAACTCTGGCGGAGCAAACCGGTTCCATTGGGAACGCATGACCTTTCCGTCCGCAGCAGCCGGACGATCGTGCTGCACGCCTGGATCGTCACAGCGCTGAACCCCAAGGGGATCGCGTTTTTCATCGCCTTCCTGCCGCATTTCATCGCGCCCGGCGCGCCCATTGCGCCGCAGCTTGTGCTGATGGGTGTGACCTTCGTGGTCCTCGCCATCATCAACGCACTGGCCTACGCCTGGCTTGCCTCCGCTGTGCGCACGCAGGTGAAAAAGCCCGCCACCATGCAGATCATCAACCGGGTCGGCGGAAGCGTTCTCATCGGCGCCGGCCTCATGACCGCGATGGTGCGCCGCGCGAGCGCCTGA
- the arsC gene encoding arsenate reductase (glutaredoxin) (This arsenate reductase requires both glutathione and glutaredoxin to convert arsenate to arsenite, after which the efflux transporter formed by ArsA and ArsB can extrude the arsenite from the cell, providing resistance.), producing MATTIYHNPACGTSRNTLAMIRAAGEEPRVIEYLVTPPAREDLVRLINESGLSVRDALRRKGTPYDALGLDDPKWSDNELIDFMMAQPILINRPFVVTGKGTRLCRPSEVVLEILEAPIGRFVKEDGEVVSVDGAPRD from the coding sequence ATGGCGACGACGATCTATCACAACCCCGCCTGCGGCACCTCGCGCAACACGCTTGCGATGATCCGCGCCGCCGGGGAGGAGCCGCGCGTCATCGAATATCTGGTGACCCCGCCGGCGCGGGAGGATCTGGTGCGGCTGATCAATGAGAGCGGGCTCTCCGTGCGCGACGCTCTGCGGCGCAAGGGCACGCCCTATGACGCGCTCGGTCTCGATGACCCCAAGTGGTCGGACAATGAGCTGATCGACTTCATGATGGCCCAGCCGATCCTGATCAACCGCCCCTTTGTCGTGACAGGCAAGGGCACGCGGCTGTGCCGGCCGTCCGAAGTGGTTCTGGAAATTCTGGAAGCGCCGATCGGGCGTTTCGTCAAGGAAGACGGCGAGGTCGTCTCGGTGGATGGTGCCCCGCGTGACTGA